A window from Streptomyces sp. NBC_00271 encodes these proteins:
- a CDS encoding caspase family protein, whose translation MFTQQLTELLRSPYARDREALKLSNLYGFLDEALRDSGYLPPLLCNAEGFRRPLARPLASSHSSPYELLKRRPTALARLLSRYALAVAGESDDGGDDSRRWYDPSIDATTMYRSLLDSHCGFTANSTSLLSTPPSRDELFGYVEAVAQRGENMTLLYFVGHGVARQSNGQLDLYMQLADDETVSVSDLVDGLRSTRAEHVVVFIDACHSDRAGETVRLLSRAEHPFHSERPGFSRLVVEWFNVPQQEPPSYLPVPPVPSPYEVLRDWGGPPEYGVDVGAIAPWRRSVWAFAFQGAVITYHDRSGPLKRWLDLLRGSNDPVQAHRRLRGSFVTDALFDAPGPVPAAQQQATSGETTEPYVPPPSDAGRPVFRRHRPRLRVRQETLPLRVGRHLQVTFDYLPLDEEWTVRPGVDATETSPLEITLRINAATASVRPSVIHTRLTDAAGTPPEQFEVIPEVRGPVRLRIAVVRSADGAVIQQISSVLNVTGEDGADV comes from the coding sequence GTGTTTACCCAGCAGCTGACCGAATTGCTGCGGTCGCCCTACGCGAGAGACCGCGAGGCACTCAAACTATCCAATCTGTACGGGTTCTTGGACGAGGCTCTGCGTGACAGCGGGTACCTGCCTCCCCTGCTGTGCAACGCGGAAGGCTTTCGACGACCACTGGCGCGTCCGCTCGCCAGCAGCCACAGCTCTCCGTATGAACTGCTCAAGCGGAGGCCCACGGCCTTGGCACGCCTTCTGTCGCGCTACGCCCTCGCCGTGGCAGGCGAGAGCGATGACGGTGGCGACGACTCCCGACGGTGGTACGACCCGTCGATCGACGCGACCACGATGTACCGGTCGCTGCTGGACAGCCATTGTGGTTTCACCGCGAACAGCACTTCGCTGCTGAGCACTCCCCCCTCACGGGACGAACTGTTCGGCTATGTAGAGGCCGTGGCACAGCGCGGCGAGAACATGACGCTGCTGTACTTCGTCGGGCACGGCGTCGCACGTCAGTCAAACGGGCAGCTAGATCTGTACATGCAGTTGGCGGACGACGAGACCGTTTCGGTGAGCGACCTCGTCGATGGCTTGCGCAGCACGCGCGCCGAGCATGTCGTCGTGTTCATTGACGCCTGTCACTCTGATCGCGCCGGCGAGACGGTACGGCTGCTCTCCCGAGCCGAGCACCCCTTTCACTCGGAGCGTCCTGGCTTCAGCCGACTGGTGGTCGAGTGGTTCAACGTCCCGCAGCAGGAGCCGCCGTCCTACCTGCCGGTACCCCCTGTCCCCTCCCCGTATGAGGTCCTGCGGGACTGGGGTGGCCCGCCTGAATACGGCGTGGATGTCGGCGCCATCGCTCCCTGGCGAAGAAGTGTGTGGGCATTCGCCTTCCAGGGAGCAGTGATCACCTACCACGATAGGTCCGGGCCGCTGAAGCGGTGGCTCGATCTGCTGCGAGGGAGCAATGACCCTGTGCAGGCGCACCGTCGTCTGCGGGGTTCTTTCGTCACGGACGCCTTATTCGATGCTCCTGGCCCGGTGCCGGCCGCGCAGCAGCAGGCGACAAGCGGTGAGACGACCGAGCCATACGTGCCGCCACCCTCAGACGCGGGCCGTCCGGTCTTCCGCAGACACCGACCGCGGCTGCGCGTGCGGCAGGAGACGCTACCGCTACGTGTGGGCAGGCACCTGCAGGTGACCTTCGACTACCTGCCCCTGGACGAGGAATGGACCGTGCGGCCAGGGGTGGATGCTACGGAGACCTCCCCCCTGGAGATCACTTTGCGGATCAACGCTGCCACCGCGTCAGTACGCCCGTCGGTGATTCATACCCGGCTGACGGATGCGGCGGGGACACCGCCCGAGCAGTTTGAGGTGATTCCCGAGGTGCGCGGCCCCGTCAGGCTGCGCATCGCTGTCGTACGCAGCGCGGACGGGGCAGTGATCCAGCAGATCAGCAGTGTGCTGAACGTGACCGGCGAGGACGGTGCGGACGTCTGA
- the cas3 gene encoding CRISPR-associated helicase Cas3', which translates to MTSGGVVGCGLLPRLQVSARSVWAKHDRDADGWLPLWRHMEDSAAVAGLLWDEWLPLGVRQLIAGALPGGEGDGRRLVVWLAGVHDIGKATPAFACQVDQLADVMREKGLEMRSRQAMGPDRRLAPHGLAGQVLLGEWLEERHGWAAKQTGQFTVAVGGHHGVPPENGQIKALYDHEELLRTPGRSSGLWRQVQTELLDACAECFGVGDRLQAWREARLPQPVQVLLTALVIVSDWIASNPDLFPYFPDAASRGSEERLAAAWRGLDLPAPWRAAEPVGEAQVLFVSRFGLPQGARVRPVQEAALALAREMETPGLMVIEAPMGEGKTEAALAVAEVFAARSGAGGVFFALPTMATGNAMFPRLLEWLKRLPEDGSRRHSVHLAHSKAALNEDFAGLLARGGQVAAVDVDAAAPAPGRLGEPTRSAGAELVAHTWLRGRKRAMLASFVAGTVDQLLFAGLKSRHLALRHLAVAGKVVVIDEAHAYDTYMSVYLDRVLAWLGAYRVPVVVLSATLPAARRRQLVEAYSGAAGTQVDSAPADGVYPLLTAVAPGGRPVVRHPAASARCTDVRVERLADGLDVLADRLERELADGGCVLVVRNTVKRVLQTARVLRERFGDGDVSVAHSCFVDVDRAAKDRDLLRRFGPPGKATGRPSGRHIVVASQVAEQSLDVDFDLLVSDLCPVDLLLQRMGRLHRHQRGEGQSERPARLRAARCLLTGADWEADVPVPVRGSVAVYGAYALLRSAAVLLPHLDGGPQRPVRLPADISPLVQGAYADAPVGPEHWAYALEEARARFERHRADQAERAAVFRLGEVGRPGRALFGWVAAGVGDADDTRTGRAQVRDSRESLEVVVMQRRADGTLATLPWLEADKQGRRRGGLELPQDQVPTSFAARAAASCGLRLPIQFSYAETLDKAIAELEQLYVPAWQGKDSPWLADQLILALDEDCQTLLAGYALYYSPSDGLEVTRDGTGGK; encoded by the coding sequence ATGACCAGTGGGGGTGTTGTCGGTTGCGGGCTGTTGCCGCGGCTTCAGGTGTCGGCGCGGTCGGTGTGGGCGAAGCATGATCGTGATGCTGACGGATGGTTGCCCCTGTGGCGGCACATGGAGGACAGCGCCGCCGTCGCCGGCCTGCTGTGGGACGAGTGGCTGCCTTTGGGTGTGCGGCAGTTGATCGCTGGGGCGTTGCCCGGCGGCGAGGGGGACGGGCGCAGGCTCGTCGTGTGGCTTGCGGGTGTGCATGACATTGGCAAGGCGACGCCGGCGTTCGCCTGCCAGGTCGATCAACTCGCCGATGTCATGCGGGAGAAGGGTCTGGAGATGCGGTCCCGGCAGGCGATGGGGCCGGATCGGCGACTGGCACCGCACGGGCTGGCCGGTCAGGTGCTGCTGGGTGAGTGGCTGGAGGAGCGTCACGGGTGGGCGGCCAAGCAGACCGGGCAGTTCACCGTGGCGGTGGGCGGGCATCACGGGGTGCCGCCGGAGAACGGACAGATCAAGGCCCTGTACGACCATGAGGAGTTGCTGCGTACTCCCGGCCGTAGCAGCGGGCTGTGGCGGCAGGTGCAGACGGAGCTGCTCGATGCGTGCGCGGAGTGCTTTGGCGTGGGGGACCGGCTTCAGGCGTGGCGGGAGGCGAGACTGCCGCAGCCCGTACAGGTGTTGCTGACCGCGCTGGTCATCGTCTCCGACTGGATCGCCAGCAATCCCGACCTCTTCCCGTACTTCCCGGATGCTGCGTCTCGTGGCAGTGAGGAGCGGCTGGCGGCGGCATGGCGGGGGCTGGATCTCCCGGCGCCGTGGCGGGCGGCGGAGCCTGTCGGGGAGGCGCAGGTGTTGTTCGTGTCTCGGTTCGGGCTTCCGCAGGGGGCGAGGGTCCGTCCGGTTCAGGAGGCGGCGCTGGCGTTGGCCCGGGAGATGGAGACGCCCGGGCTGATGGTCATCGAAGCTCCGATGGGGGAGGGGAAGACGGAGGCGGCGCTCGCTGTGGCCGAGGTCTTCGCGGCGCGTTCGGGTGCGGGCGGTGTGTTCTTCGCGTTGCCGACGATGGCGACGGGCAATGCGATGTTCCCGCGGCTGCTGGAGTGGCTGAAGCGGCTGCCGGAGGACGGCAGCCGCCGGCACTCTGTGCACCTTGCGCATTCGAAGGCGGCTCTCAACGAGGACTTCGCCGGCCTACTGGCCCGTGGCGGGCAGGTGGCGGCGGTCGACGTTGATGCGGCCGCGCCTGCGCCCGGGCGGCTGGGGGAGCCGACGCGGTCCGCGGGCGCCGAGCTGGTGGCTCATACCTGGCTGCGGGGCCGTAAGAGGGCGATGCTGGCGTCGTTCGTGGCCGGTACCGTCGACCAGCTGCTGTTCGCCGGGCTGAAGAGCCGGCATCTGGCGCTGCGCCATCTGGCGGTGGCGGGCAAGGTCGTTGTGATCGACGAGGCACACGCCTACGACACCTACATGAGCGTCTACCTGGACCGGGTGCTGGCCTGGCTGGGCGCCTACCGGGTTCCCGTGGTCGTACTCTCTGCGACCCTGCCTGCCGCGCGTCGGCGTCAGCTGGTCGAGGCGTACTCCGGGGCGGCCGGCACGCAGGTCGACAGCGCTCCGGCAGACGGGGTGTATCCGCTGCTCACCGCTGTCGCGCCGGGCGGCAGGCCCGTGGTGCGCCATCCGGCTGCTTCGGCCCGGTGCACGGATGTCCGGGTCGAGAGGCTTGCGGACGGTCTGGATGTTCTGGCCGACCGGCTGGAGAGGGAGCTGGCCGACGGCGGGTGTGTGCTCGTCGTTCGCAATACGGTCAAGCGCGTGCTGCAGACAGCCCGTGTGCTGCGGGAGAGGTTCGGCGACGGGGACGTCAGCGTGGCGCACTCGTGTTTCGTGGACGTCGACCGGGCGGCCAAGGACCGTGACCTGCTGAGGCGGTTCGGTCCGCCCGGCAAGGCGACGGGGCGGCCTTCAGGGCGGCATATCGTGGTGGCCAGCCAGGTGGCCGAGCAGTCCCTGGACGTGGACTTCGATCTCCTCGTCAGCGACCTGTGCCCGGTGGACCTGCTGCTGCAGCGGATGGGCCGGCTGCACCGTCACCAGCGCGGGGAGGGTCAGAGCGAGCGACCCGCGCGGCTGCGTGCGGCACGGTGCCTGCTGACCGGCGCCGACTGGGAGGCGGACGTGCCCGTCCCGGTACGCGGATCGGTCGCGGTATACGGGGCGTATGCGCTGCTGCGGTCGGCCGCGGTGCTGCTGCCCCATCTCGACGGCGGGCCGCAGCGTCCCGTGCGGCTGCCCGCTGACATCAGCCCGCTCGTCCAGGGCGCGTACGCCGACGCTCCGGTCGGACCGGAGCATTGGGCGTACGCGCTGGAGGAAGCAAGGGCGCGGTTCGAGCGGCACCGGGCCGATCAGGCCGAGCGGGCGGCTGTGTTCCGCCTCGGCGAAGTCGGCCGTCCCGGCAGGGCGTTGTTCGGCTGGGTGGCGGCCGGGGTGGGCGATGCCGACGACACCCGCACTGGGCGGGCCCAGGTCCGCGACAGCCGGGAGAGCCTGGAAGTCGTCGTCATGCAGCGGCGTGCCGACGGCACCCTCGCCACCCTCCCATGGCTGGAAGCAGACAAGCAGGGCCGCCGGCGCGGGGGGCTGGAGCTGCCGCAGGACCAGGTGCCCACTTCGTTCGCTGCCCGGGCGGCGGCGAGTTGCGGGCTGCGGCTGCCCATCCAGTTCTCCTACGCCGAGACCCTCGACAAGGCCATCGCGGAACTGGAGCAGCTGTATGTGCCCGCCTGGCAGGGCAAGGACAGCCCGTGGCTGGCTGACCAGCTGATTCTCGCGCTCGATGAGGATTGTCAGACCCTGCTGGCAGGCTATGCGCTCTACTACAGCCCTTCCGACGGCTTGGAGGTGACCCGTGACGGAACGGGCGGGAAGTAG
- the casA gene encoding type I-E CRISPR-associated protein Cse1/CasA, translating into MMEPPQIAPAVPSFNLTTQPWIGVLNRDGSVEELSLHQVFDQANAVRRLVGDLPTQEFALLRLLLALAHDALEGPGDVEAWADLWSDPQCLSPVTTYLEAHHDRFDLLSPRAPFFQTAGLRTAKDEVSSLNRIVADVPNGEPFFTARMPTVERLTFAEAARWVVHAHAYDTSGIKSGMVGDDRVKGGKVYPLGTGWAGGLGGVFAEGDSLRETLLLNLVAADTDALEFTADDRPAWRREPCPPGGTERTPTGLRDLYTWQSRRLRLHHDEDAVTGVVLGYGDPLASRNMHRREPMTAWRRSLAQEKKLRQSPVYLPREHDPARSAWRGIASLVADRSDTDTVQGAEAAAYLRPGILEWIARLVTEGELPRDFLIRARIVGATYGTQQSVIDEVVDDQLAMPVVLLHRQDRTCARQAIGAAQDADQAVQALGDLATDLARAAGSEGEQRRSAARELGFTSLENPYRTWLAALTDAGEAFERRRLWQHEVHGLISRLGDRLIQDAGDAAWQGRTVSAAKGGTQWLNASLAERWFRRRLAKALGELSGSAPQPQVGLQRSATVSPDNSDQLQPGSFTTDTEVPA; encoded by the coding sequence ATGATGGAGCCGCCTCAAATCGCACCGGCAGTCCCCTCCTTCAACCTGACGACTCAGCCGTGGATTGGGGTGCTCAACCGCGATGGCTCAGTGGAGGAGCTGTCGCTACACCAGGTGTTCGACCAAGCAAATGCAGTGCGGCGTCTGGTGGGGGATCTGCCGACGCAGGAGTTCGCGCTGCTGCGGCTGCTGCTCGCCCTCGCGCATGACGCCCTAGAGGGGCCTGGCGACGTGGAAGCGTGGGCGGACCTGTGGTCCGACCCGCAGTGCTTGTCGCCGGTCACGACCTATCTGGAGGCACACCATGACCGCTTCGACCTGCTGAGTCCTCGCGCCCCGTTCTTCCAGACCGCTGGGCTGCGGACGGCGAAGGACGAGGTCTCCTCCCTCAACCGGATCGTGGCCGACGTGCCCAACGGGGAGCCGTTCTTCACCGCCCGGATGCCCACCGTCGAACGGCTCACCTTCGCCGAGGCGGCCCGCTGGGTCGTCCATGCCCACGCCTACGACACTTCCGGCATCAAGTCCGGCATGGTGGGCGACGACCGGGTCAAGGGCGGCAAGGTGTACCCGCTCGGCACGGGCTGGGCCGGCGGCCTTGGCGGCGTCTTCGCGGAAGGCGACAGCCTGCGCGAGACGCTGCTGCTGAACCTGGTGGCTGCCGACACCGACGCCCTGGAGTTCACGGCGGACGACCGGCCGGCCTGGCGGCGTGAACCGTGCCCACCTGGCGGCACCGAACGCACGCCGACTGGGCTGCGCGATCTGTACACGTGGCAGTCGCGCCGACTGCGCCTCCATCACGACGAGGACGCGGTCACGGGCGTCGTTCTCGGCTACGGAGACCCGCTCGCGTCCCGGAACATGCACCGCCGCGAGCCGATGACCGCGTGGCGGCGCAGCCTGGCGCAGGAGAAGAAGCTGCGCCAGTCGCCGGTCTACCTGCCCCGCGAGCACGATCCGGCCCGCTCGGCGTGGCGGGGCATCGCTTCCCTCGTCGCGGACCGGTCGGATACGGATACGGTCCAGGGCGCGGAAGCAGCCGCGTACCTGCGTCCCGGGATCCTGGAGTGGATCGCCCGCCTGGTCACCGAGGGGGAACTGCCGCGGGACTTCCTCATCCGGGCCCGGATCGTCGGCGCCACGTACGGGACACAGCAGTCCGTGATCGACGAGGTGGTCGACGACCAACTCGCCATGCCGGTCGTGCTGCTTCACCGCCAGGACCGTACGTGTGCCCGGCAGGCGATCGGAGCGGCCCAGGACGCCGATCAGGCGGTGCAGGCGCTCGGGGATCTGGCCACCGACCTCGCTCGCGCGGCCGGCTCCGAAGGGGAGCAACGGCGATCGGCAGCGCGTGAACTCGGGTTCACCTCGCTGGAGAATCCCTACCGCACCTGGCTCGCAGCCCTCACGGACGCCGGAGAGGCGTTCGAGCGGCGACGTCTGTGGCAGCACGAGGTACACGGCCTGATCAGCCGCCTCGGCGACCGCCTCATCCAGGACGCCGGGGACGCGGCCTGGCAGGGCAGGACCGTCTCCGCCGCCAAAGGCGGCACACAGTGGCTCAACGCCAGCCTGGCCGAACGTTGGTTCCGCCGCCGTCTGGCCAAGGCGCTGGGAGAGCTGTCCGGATCGGCCCCGCAACCGCAGGTCGGGCTGCAACGGTCCGCCACAGTCTCCCCGGACAACTCCGACCAGCTTCAGCCCGGCTCTTTCACGACTGACACGGAGGTGCCCGCATGA
- the casB gene encoding type I-E CRISPR-associated protein Cse2/CasB, translating to MTTATAAPSVRSRVAELAAEQIKTWQEGYLRDSPQDVAALARLRRGAGRDAADLPDLWTLVDTSPLHTRLEGVRPLSEEELVRAEDALHAALTLWALHQQSRGAHMHRPHTYKRPAGLGAAVRRLMPPDGIDEPVRKRLVRAGTAPDLTSLSQRLRDLIVLLRRADIPLDYGLLAGQLYTWQRPGGADTIRREWGRSFHSWQEPAAQTPSRSPDDTAASLDDSHKDAS from the coding sequence ATGACCACGGCAACAGCCGCGCCGAGCGTCCGCTCGAGGGTCGCCGAGCTCGCCGCAGAGCAGATCAAGACGTGGCAGGAGGGCTACCTGCGCGACAGCCCCCAGGATGTCGCAGCGCTGGCTCGCCTGCGCCGCGGCGCGGGCCGGGACGCCGCCGATCTGCCCGACCTGTGGACGCTCGTCGACACCTCACCTCTGCACACGCGCCTCGAAGGCGTGCGCCCGCTCAGCGAGGAGGAACTCGTGCGTGCGGAGGACGCCCTGCACGCGGCCCTCACGCTCTGGGCGCTGCACCAGCAGTCCCGTGGCGCGCACATGCACCGCCCCCACACCTACAAACGGCCGGCCGGACTGGGCGCGGCTGTGCGGCGTCTCATGCCGCCGGACGGCATCGACGAGCCCGTCCGCAAGCGCCTGGTGCGCGCCGGCACCGCCCCCGACCTGACCAGCCTGTCCCAGCGGCTGCGCGACTTGATCGTCCTGCTGCGCCGCGCGGACATCCCCCTCGACTACGGCCTGCTCGCCGGGCAGCTCTACACCTGGCAGCGGCCCGGTGGCGCCGACACCATCCGCCGTGAGTGGGGCCGCTCCTTCCACTCCTGGCAGGAACCGGCCGCACAAACCCCCAGCCGGAGCCCCGACGACACCGCCGCCAGCCTCGACGACAGCCACAAGGACGCCTCGTGA
- the cas7e gene encoding type I-E CRISPR-associated protein Cas7/Cse4/CasC: MNRIFLDVHALQTVPPSNLNRDDTGAPKTAVYGGVPRARVSSQAWKRATRTYFDDEHLLDPSELGVRTKKVVELLAKRITELAPSLSTDTALALADETVKATGLKTEVPKRKADAAKESGNTPAPEAKYLVFLSARQLDGLARLAVDGAADITAFLKEKTNKEKVREIADSRHSVDIALFGRMVADAADFNVDAAVQVAHAISVHRVDNESDYYTAVDDENTEEETGAGMIGTVDFNSATLYRYAALGVHQLAANLGQGLREDEPRTEPVRRAVEAFVHSFVASLPTGKINTFGHHTLPDAVVVKLRTTRPISFVAAFEEPVRGDQGGHVREASDRLAAYVPDIERAYGDQDSTFSWVLRVGPNTLKLADLGTESDTLGDLVTAVGQAVAERLGKPA, from the coding sequence GTGAACCGCATCTTCCTGGACGTGCACGCCCTGCAGACCGTCCCGCCCAGCAACCTCAACCGTGACGACACAGGCGCGCCGAAGACGGCCGTGTACGGCGGTGTGCCGCGCGCCCGCGTTTCCAGCCAGGCGTGGAAGCGGGCCACCCGCACCTACTTCGACGACGAGCACCTGCTCGATCCGAGCGAACTCGGGGTGCGGACCAAGAAGGTCGTGGAACTGCTCGCCAAGCGCATCACCGAGCTCGCCCCCTCCCTCAGCACCGACACGGCCCTTGCACTCGCCGACGAGACGGTCAAGGCGACAGGGCTGAAGACCGAGGTGCCCAAGCGGAAGGCCGACGCCGCCAAGGAGTCCGGTAACACCCCGGCGCCGGAGGCGAAGTACCTGGTCTTCCTCAGCGCCCGCCAGCTCGACGGCCTCGCCCGCCTCGCCGTCGACGGCGCCGCCGACATCACGGCCTTCCTCAAGGAGAAGACGAACAAGGAGAAGGTCAGGGAGATCGCGGACAGCCGCCACTCCGTCGACATCGCCCTCTTCGGCCGGATGGTCGCCGACGCCGCCGACTTCAACGTCGACGCCGCCGTCCAGGTCGCCCACGCCATCAGCGTGCACCGGGTGGACAACGAGTCCGACTACTACACGGCCGTCGACGACGAGAACACCGAGGAAGAGACCGGCGCCGGAATGATCGGCACCGTCGACTTCAACTCCGCCACCCTCTACCGCTACGCCGCCCTCGGCGTCCACCAGCTCGCCGCCAACCTCGGCCAGGGCCTGCGCGAGGACGAGCCGAGGACCGAGCCGGTGCGCCGTGCGGTCGAGGCGTTCGTGCACAGCTTCGTCGCCTCACTGCCGACGGGAAAGATCAACACCTTCGGGCACCACACCCTGCCCGACGCGGTCGTGGTCAAGTTGCGCACCACCCGCCCGATCAGCTTCGTCGCCGCCTTCGAAGAACCCGTCCGCGGCGACCAGGGCGGCCACGTCCGGGAGGCATCCGACCGCCTCGCCGCCTACGTCCCGGACATCGAACGCGCCTACGGCGACCAGGACTCCACCTTCAGCTGGGTCCTGCGCGTCGGCCCCAACACCCTCAAACTCGCCGACCTCGGCACCGAGTCCGACACCCTGGGCGACCTCGTCACCGCCGTCGGCCAAGCCGTCGCCGAACGCCTGGGTAAGCCCGCATGA
- the cas5e gene encoding type I-E CRISPR-associated protein Cas5/CasD, whose protein sequence is MSGVLTLRLAGPLQSWGASSRFTRRTTESAPTKSGVIGLLAAAAGIERGDDTELAPLAALRFGVRIDQPGTRIRDFHTAHHAVTGKSMPLSERFYLADAVFVAALEGEHTLLTDLHAALKSPVYLPFLGRRSCPPAAPLELGLYEDACLERVLREVPWQASAWYRKQHRFRPEEGLTVLWEAAAGEHGGADTVRDQPLSFAAAHRRHALRTVVTTNVAVPGAVTGGTPRHDPFDALEDESS, encoded by the coding sequence ATGAGCGGCGTCCTCACCCTGCGGCTGGCCGGCCCCCTGCAGTCCTGGGGGGCCTCCTCCCGCTTCACCCGCCGCACCACCGAGTCCGCCCCCACCAAGAGCGGCGTCATCGGCCTGCTCGCGGCTGCGGCAGGCATCGAACGCGGCGACGACACGGAACTCGCGCCCCTGGCAGCGTTGCGGTTCGGCGTCCGGATCGACCAACCCGGCACCCGCATCCGGGACTTCCACACCGCCCACCACGCCGTCACCGGCAAATCCATGCCGCTGTCGGAACGCTTCTACCTCGCCGACGCCGTCTTCGTCGCCGCCCTCGAAGGCGAGCACACACTGCTCACCGATCTGCACGCAGCGCTGAAATCCCCGGTCTACCTGCCGTTCCTCGGCCGCCGCTCCTGCCCGCCCGCCGCACCGCTCGAGCTGGGCCTGTACGAGGACGCCTGCCTGGAGCGCGTTCTCCGAGAGGTGCCGTGGCAGGCGTCCGCCTGGTACCGCAAGCAGCACCGCTTCCGTCCGGAGGAAGGACTGACGGTGCTGTGGGAGGCGGCAGCCGGCGAGCACGGCGGTGCTGACACTGTGCGCGACCAGCCGCTCAGCTTCGCCGCCGCACACCGCCGACACGCCCTGCGCACCGTCGTCACCACCAACGTTGCGGTGCCCGGCGCCGTCACGGGCGGCACTCCGCGGCATGACCCGTTCGATGCTCTGGAGGATGAGAGCAGCTGA
- the cas6e gene encoding type I-E CRISPR-associated protein Cas6/Cse3/CasE, with protein MFLSRFRVNTARPGARRLLSSPQALHAAVMSSFPGLLPTDVPTPGAPRVLWRLDHQARAEVLLYIVSPDRPDLTHLVEQAGWPAAAAADPHTPGWQTRPYTPFLDKLSTGDRWAFRLTANPVHTIRRTPDEPRKITAHLTPVHQMAWLIDRQERSGFRILEKADDKRLLPSGTTYQGKHEHHGDRYELSIRDHNSRSFDKRPTDDDRKTKPVTLVAVTFDGRLEVTDPAALRRTLTQGIGRAKAYGCGLITLAPLTPPARQTP; from the coding sequence ATGTTCCTCTCCCGCTTCCGCGTGAACACCGCCCGTCCCGGCGCCCGCCGGCTGCTGTCCTCGCCGCAGGCCCTGCACGCAGCCGTTATGTCCTCGTTCCCCGGCCTGCTGCCCACGGACGTCCCCACACCGGGCGCGCCACGGGTGCTGTGGCGCCTGGACCACCAGGCCCGCGCCGAGGTGCTGCTGTACATCGTCAGCCCCGACCGCCCGGACCTCACCCACCTCGTCGAGCAGGCCGGCTGGCCAGCGGCAGCCGCAGCCGACCCACACACCCCCGGCTGGCAGACCAGGCCCTACACCCCGTTCCTCGACAAGCTCTCCACAGGCGACCGCTGGGCCTTCCGGCTGACCGCCAACCCGGTCCACACCATCCGCCGCACCCCCGACGAGCCCCGCAAGATCACCGCCCACCTCACCCCCGTCCACCAGATGGCATGGCTGATCGACCGCCAGGAGCGCAGCGGCTTCCGCATCCTGGAGAAGGCCGACGACAAACGTCTCCTGCCCAGCGGCACGACGTACCAGGGCAAACACGAACACCACGGCGACCGCTACGAGCTGTCCATCCGCGACCACAACAGCCGCTCCTTCGACAAAAGGCCCACAGACGACGACAGGAAGACCAAACCCGTCACCCTCGTCGCCGTCACCTTCGACGGTCGGCTCGAAGTCACCGACCCCGCAGCCCTGCGCCGCACCCTCACCCAGGGGATCGGCCGGGCCAAAGCCTACGGCTGCGGCCTGATCACCCTGGCGCCCCTCACCCCGCCCGCCCGGCAGACACCATGA
- the cas1e gene encoding type I-E CRISPR-associated endonuclease Cas1e, with protein MTTISQHAALTPRQLTRTAERISFIYLERCTVHRDANAITAQDAEGTTHIPSATIGTLLLGPGTRITHQAMSVLGETGAAVCWVGERGVRYYAAGRALTRSSALMEAQARQWANARSRLAVARAMYRLRFPDEDPAGLTRHELLGREGRRVKDCYRAQAARTGIRWRGRQYAPGDFTAADAVNQGITAAAQCMYGIAHAVVTSLGCSPALGFVHSGHELSFVLDIADLYKTEIGIPLAFDVAAQDEEDVGPRTRRALRDRINETSLLERCVDDIKHLLLPTGTSSADPGGDRDVVTLQSDGGREVPSGFNHDDTGDYEQVAW; from the coding sequence ATGACCACGATCTCCCAGCACGCCGCACTGACACCGCGACAACTCACCCGCACCGCCGAGCGGATCTCCTTCATCTACCTGGAACGGTGCACCGTCCACCGGGACGCCAACGCCATCACCGCCCAGGACGCAGAAGGCACCACCCACATCCCGTCGGCGACCATCGGCACCCTCCTCCTCGGCCCCGGTACCCGCATCACCCATCAGGCGATGAGCGTGCTGGGAGAAACCGGCGCGGCCGTCTGCTGGGTCGGAGAACGCGGCGTGCGCTACTACGCCGCCGGCCGCGCCCTCACCCGCTCCTCGGCACTCATGGAAGCCCAAGCCCGGCAGTGGGCCAACGCGCGCAGCCGCCTCGCCGTGGCCCGCGCGATGTACCGGCTGCGCTTCCCCGACGAAGACCCCGCCGGCCTGACCCGCCACGAACTCCTCGGCAGGGAAGGACGCCGCGTCAAAGACTGCTACCGCGCCCAGGCCGCCCGCACCGGCATCCGCTGGCGCGGCCGCCAGTATGCCCCCGGCGATTTCACTGCCGCAGACGCTGTCAACCAGGGCATCACCGCGGCAGCCCAGTGCATGTACGGGATCGCCCACGCCGTCGTCACTTCACTGGGCTGCAGCCCAGCCCTCGGCTTCGTCCACTCCGGACACGAACTGTCCTTCGTCCTTGACATCGCCGACCTCTACAAGACCGAGATCGGCATCCCACTCGCGTTCGACGTCGCTGCGCAGGACGAGGAGGACGTCGGCCCCCGCACCCGCCGCGCTCTGCGGGACCGCATCAACGAAACGTCCCTGCTGGAGCGCTGCGTCGACGACATCAAGCACCTTCTGCTGCCGACAGGAACCAGCTCGGCCGACCCCGGCGGCGACCGGGACGTGGTCACCCTCCAGAGCGACGGTGGCCGAGAAGTCCCCTCCGGCTTCAACCACGACGACACTGGCGACTACGAACAGGTGGCCTGGTGA